Below is a window of Branchiostoma lanceolatum isolate klBraLanc5 unplaced genomic scaffold, klBraLanc5.hap2 Scaffold_84, whole genome shotgun sequence DNA.
aagtgccgagcttgccgctgaatatcggatcctggagacatgaaaactgaccaatcacgaggCCAGATTTGGGTaagacaaccaatcagacggcagagcaccggccaattgaaaacctcggggcatctaattagcggttgttataaattcactctccacagtctgccgactagtcttatcgtcctgcacttcagcgtagacaaactccgtccgacatggcacgtaccaagcagaccgcccgtaagtccaccggtggcaaggcccccaggaagcagttggcaaccaaggccgctcgcaagagcgcaccggctaccggtggcgtcaagaagcctcaccgctacaggcccggcaccgtcgccctgagggagatccgccgctaccagaagtcgacggagctgctcatccgcaagctgcccttccagcgcctggtgcgggaaatcgcccaagacttcaagacggacctgcgcttccagagctcagcggtcatggctctgcaggaagcaagcgaggcctacctggtcggtctgttcgaggacaccaacctgtgcgctatccatgccaagcgcgttaccatcatgcccaaggacatccaactcGCCCGCCGCATCAGAGGGGAGCGCGCATAAGCTTGATCGGAGCAAGATCAACATtaacaccggcccttttcagggccactgacatatcccagaaagatctacatcgttcacatttctttaaacagaccccCCTTTTCCAAGACACGGTTTAACAATTAAACTGCAGAGTTACACGGTTACACAACCATCATCACTCGTTCTGcccccttccttccatccaacCTCAGCGCTCATGGctgcaaacacaaacatacatacatacatacatacatacatacatacataccccccccccccccatgaaactTGACACGTATAGTCGTGTGTATTGCGCGTGCCGCACACGTGCCGGACGGTCTATTTACCCGGTTacccaaatgttgtacaatatGTCAGCGAGCATGACACGGCCCACACGGACAGATGAAGAAGGAAGTGATATTGCGCTCATTTCTCGTATCATTTCTCCGATCTCTTCTTGCTCTCGCACTTGATGTGTAACGTTGTCTTAGCTATCAAGGTATGGGGTATGCAACGTGATTGTATTACTAATAATAATGTAAACGTTGTCTAGTCTTTGTCTAATCTAAGCAGATGCAGTGTGTgtaagagatacaaatgtattaaagtcttttttttttcatttcaccatGAATAGTTAGTCGTATGTATGAAGCAAGTGTGAAGATGATACAGTTCCTTtgaaaggatgtgggtggccctgaaaagggcctgggTTTAGGTATACGTCTGGAATCTACTGAGCCTtgccggtcttcttgggcagaagcacagcgtggatgtttgggagaacaccgccctgggcaatggtgacgcccgacatcagcttgttcaactcctcgtcgttgcggacggccagttgaaggtgacgggggatgattctagtcttcttgttgtcacgggcagcgttaccAGCCAGCTCCAGAATCTCGGCCGTCAAGTACTCAAGCACCGCCGCCAGATACACCggagcgccggcacccacgcgctgggcgtagtttcccttccgCAAGAAGCGATGTACGCGGCCAacggggaactggagacccgctcgGGAAGAACGACTCTTTGCCTTAGCGCGTGCCTTGCCTCCtttaccacgtccagacatcttgtagtagtcgattgattggcGTTATACGGGTAGAAGAATGAATAGACGAAAGGTCCTGCCCAGCCAATTTATACTTCGCCGCTGGATCGACAACTTCCGACAGCGAGCCAATAGAGAGAGattactgtgaaatgttctgcaacgtccgcaccttggactagacaatccagaagatttgcattattttccccataaagagccgagGCGGCGCGAGTGCAcccattctttgctgtctaatacgccaagaacctcatcatgccaccaagtggaaaagccgtcaAAAAAGCTGGCAAAGCCAGGCCCGCcggagacaagaagcgtggaaggaggagaaagagaagggagaccttcggcgtctacatctacaaggtgctgaaacaggtgcaccccgacaccggcgtctccagcaaggccatgggaatcatgaattccttcgtcaacgacatttttgaACGGATCGCCGCAGAGGCCTCTCGACTCGccaactacaacaagcgctccaccatcagcagccgcgagatccagaccgccgtgcgactcctgctgccgggcgagctggccaagcacgccgtcagcgagggcaccaaggccgtcaccaagtacaccagctccaagtagatctaccgccagtgccagagatatataaccccggcctttttcaaggccacccacatccccacaaaagagctgtagcaatcacactttgcagtcaaacaaatcacccaaggcatgcacacgccactaacctgcgACGGCAGGCGCATAGAACCcaacgacgcgccctaacaggagagggctgcaacgcacaacaaagccatcaacaatacacaacgcaacacaatgcaatacaatacaagaaataaagtgtcttctgacgtgataaaaatctacacaacgttctgtttgttatcatcaaacagaacagagccaacagacgttgccttctggaacaaatgtCGCCGCCTGTGACGTTGTTCACGGGACGTTCTTTAGAACAACGAAATAGTCGTTGCGTCGATTGGCGTTATTTTCCTGTCGAATGCCTTCAACGTATTATCAGACAGACAATGTCTGATATGTGTAGTCAAACTTATGAGCGCTaatggagcgtgtgtgtgtgtgtgtgtgtgtgtgtgtgtgtggcgtagacgtttccgtgtctcgcttgccctgtgcttcttgtcatcttcGATATATATCGTTAGGGGGCGTTCTTtagtttgctttgctttctttccttcgtcTTGCTAATATTTCTTATCTCCGAAAATAGTGGTCTTGCCGATGGGAAAGCCTCGGCGTGGATTCGTCTTTTGTAACTCCTATGGGTTGGCGGATGGCGTCTTCCCATTGGCCAGTTGTGGTCGACCGGTCGTCGACTAGAGTTCTcgtaggtccgcagggcggctaTTAAATCGGCTCCGACAGGAGGCGACCCATTCACTGCTTCGTTCTAATCCTAGTCGAGAAGAACATCGCATCTACTAGCATCATGTCTGGGCGCGGCAAGGGAGGCAAGggtctcggaaagggaggcgccaagcgtcaccgtaaggtgcttcgcgacaacatccagggcatcaccaagcccgccatccgtcgtctggctcgccgaggcggcgtcaaacgcatctccggcctcatctacgaggagacccgaggcgttctcaaggtcttcctggagaatgtgatccgcgacgcggtcacatacaccgagcacgccaagcgcaagacggtcaCCGCCATGGACGTCGTCTACGCTCTCAAAcgtcaaggccgcaccctgtacggctttggTGGCTAAAGGACCCGGCTGACTTATCATCGCaagcaaccccggcccttttcagggccatccaaatgtccaagaaagagctgtattttctcacaacaaacacggccctacacacgtacacacctgactcgaacgatgaacatgacatacaatgaTCATTCCAACCCCAAGAACACAGAGACCACGATTgtagttctttatttctttgtgcgtgagtggtcttttttggttgacgtgtttatttttgggcagGTGTTTGTCGTTTCTGCTGAAGCGTATATCAAACATATTTCCCTTGTAAATTGGTTGATGTCGTCGGCTTTGCTGTTTATCTTGGTGTGCGTTTTGGCGTGGAAGGAGACATCAAAGTGAGGTGTTGTTTGGTGCGGTGCGGCggagggatcttgatttatttgatagtgtgtgtgttgtatcgtAGTTTAATACTCCATATGTGTTGTGGATCGCTCATAGTGAAGTTTCTTTTCGACTAGCTGTAAGATTCtgccgtcttgtcaagctggtctGAAGTAACAATGGCACGGACTTATAGTCGGAAATATCGCAGCTCACTTACTGGAAATATGACGAATATCTCAAGATCTGGAGGCTAGTgatcagccgcttccatcaaattggcTAGATGTGAATCTtcttttgtacatcatttctcaTGCCTGTTAAGGGAGAATTCCCACTAtagagtttgaaaagaaatacaagtttcgccGCGACTGACAATAGGACACAGACAAGCTGTGACGTTTCCGTCTAGGTCCGTACCATTGTTACTTcacgccagcttgacaagacggtggtttcatttgcacgtctaGCGCAGACAAGGTAATCcagcatgtccgctccagcatcgtcccccaagaaggccaGGAAGCCAACGGCACCCAAGggccctgcggctcacccgcccaccactgttATGGTTACGGCGGctgtggaagcgctcaaggaccgtaccggttcttctctgttggccatcaagaagtacattgctggtaactacaagttcgacgtggagaagaaagcgcacttcgtcaagcgcgccctgaaatccttggtggagaagggtaccctcatccaggtcaaaggaactggggcgtcgggatccttcaagatcaacgtggcagccaagaaagccgccgagaaggccgcaaagaaagccgtcaagaagccggtcaagaaacctgtggctaagaaagccgcaaaacccaagaccaccaagcccaaaaagccaaaggctaagaaggctaccacccccaagaagaccaagaaaccgactaccaagaagaccaagaaatctccggccaagaaacccgcTGCCAAGAAATCCACAAAAAAGACTCCGGCAAAGAAGATTGCAAAGAAGGCggcgcctgccaagaaagcgtccaagcccaagaagaagtgatgacctgaccgtcgaagtttctgcgaaccccggcccttttcagggccacccacatccttacaaaagaactatgtcaatcatataagtgatacataaaatagaatgaaagcacccccccccccacacacacacaccgtgacacaaacacgcgtagagcacatgtataacaacacacacatgttgGAAGGGAAGGATGGGTGAACGAACATACGTACAGAAGCACACACCCAGGTGAACGGACTGATGTTAATTTCTCGccggaaatcaattaatcaatcgacaACTTTATTGAGTACAAAGATGATGTTTCGTTACCACTGTCCGTCTATCCGCACCAAAGtgtgtacaaacatacaaaaatacacttgtAGCCCATAGTAATTCTGTTGTAGCGCTCAAGATatccttgcaacatttcctctgtgacccccaaaagtgccgagcttgccgctgaatatcggatcct
It encodes the following:
- the LOC136426169 gene encoding histone H2A-like, with product MSGRGKGGKARAKAKSRSSRAGLQFPVGRVHRFLRKGNYAQRVGAGAPVYLAAVLEYLTAEILELAGNAARDNKKTRIIPRHLQLAVRNDEELNKLMSGVTIAQGGVLPNIHAVLLPKKTGKAQ
- the LOC136426170 gene encoding histone H2B-like; translated protein: MPPSGKAVKKAGKARPAGDKKRGRRRKRRETFGVYIYKVLKQVHPDTGVSSKAMGIMNSFVNDIFERIAAEASRLANYNKRSTISSREIQTAVRLLLPGELAKHAVSEGTKAVTKYTSSK
- the LOC136426174 gene encoding histone H1-like, which codes for MSAPASSPKKARKPTAPKGPAAHPPTTVMVTAAVEALKDRTGSSLLAIKKYITKKPTTKKTKKSPAKKPAAKKSTKKTPAKKIAKKAAPAKKASKPKKK